GAAAATAGTTTCACAAAATGTGGAACAGCACTTATTTTAAGGTTTATTTAGTAAAATTTGAATATGAATGAAAGAAATATAAAAGAAATAGAATACATTAACAAATTATCTTGTGATGAGATAACAGAATTATCTGAAAAGTTCAAAAACTCAGATGAAAGAAGGGAACAAAAACTAAATATTAACAAAAGAATAGTAAGAAAGATAATAGGACAAAATAACAATGTATATGAATTTGTAATTTATGAGTATTACTACTATATTAATGGTAAAAAGCACTTCAAGAGATATTATCCAGAAAAATATATACATCTATTTCATAGAACTTATGATACCAAACTAGTTATTGATAGTTTTTATCAATACTGTGGTTTAATCAGAAACAAATTTGTTAAGATCAGTTGAAATTTATGTAAATATTATGCAAACAAATATGACTTATTTAACCAAACAAGCAATATAGAGATAAAAAAACAATATGCAAATACAATTTATATCTCAATTGATGATTGTTATGGTAAAGCAAGGGGAAATAATAAGATCAGCAAAACAAATAGTAAGATCATAAAAATATTCTCTGATAAAAATGAAAGTCCAATTTATACATATGAAACATACACTTCACAAGACAAAGAGAAGCTTACAAACAAATCAAGAGCAGAATTAATAATGACTATTATTCAAAAGTACTATGTTATAGACACAAACACCAAATTATACCTTTTAAGTGATGGTGCAGTTTACTTCAAAAATTTAGCAAAATTATTGAATGCAGAACATATTTATGATCACTTTCACTTTATTAAACATTTCAATTTCATATTCAAAAAACCAATATTTATCATTAAGAATGATGTTAAAGAAAAACTCTTAATTGATAATCAACCAGTATGGAAATGATTGCAAAATTCAATTGAAAACAAAGATGAATTCATAGACAAATTGCTACAACTATTAACTTATGAATTTAACAATAAGAACACAAAAAATAACATAAAAGCATTCTTGAAATTCATAAATAACAATTGCAAAGACTTAAAATTCAATGTAAATAACATTACAGCACAGTCAGAATCATCTGTGAGTTTATTTAAATCATTATACAAAAAGAGATATTCAACATTTTCATTAAATACAATATTTAATTTAATCAATATCAATAAAAGTGATAAATGCAACTTCTTGAATTTTAAATCACTAGTTAATGAAATCAGGGAAACAGCAGAAATCACTTATGAACCAATTCTTTGAAATGAGATAAATTACAATCATTATTGAAATAATTAATTTGAATATTTAAGGAATTGTGGTATCACGCGTGCATTATGCGCGATAAATATATTTAGAATAAATATATTGCTCTTGTCTTTAATATCATCCCTGATTATTTCAAATTAGGGGGTTAGCAATAAATAGCAGGTATTGCTTTATATAACAGAGTATATTCAATTAGTCATAGTAAATGACGCACTAATGAATAGAATATATTCAATACAACATGTAGTACATGACGCATTAAAGAGTAAATAAGAAAATACACATCATTTATAATGATGTGTAGGTTTAATTACAACCTTTAATAAAGTATGTTCCACATTCTAGTTAATTTTGCATTTTTTGCAAACAGGTGCTAATTTTGATATAATATTTAAAAATGTAAAACCTACATTATTTTCCTTCCCCCTTATGATTTTGTTTATGAGAATAAATTGTTACGTTCTATTTTAGAACAAAAATACTCAAAATCATACACTGATACTATTTTTAAAACTATGAGAGAGACTCAAAAGGAATTTTATTCGTTAAAGAACGATAAAATTTGAGATGAAAATGAAATGATTAGAAGTTTTTATGAAAGCTTAAGCAATGCAAATAAAAACCTATTTATTGAAGAGTTTCTCACTATTTCGAAAAATAATAATTCACAAAGTCATTTAACACAATAATCAAGTCTAATATGTAAATATTAGAGTTTCTCGTTTTCCTTTACTTTTAATTGTATTTTGTTAAAATTGTTTATATGAAAAATAAGATAGCACAGTTTTTTAAATTAAATAATTGAAAACGAGCAATAATCAGTTTCATAACTATAATTTCTGCTTTATTAGCAATTGTTTTTGGTAGTGTCTACTACATTGGAAACAACGTTAATAAATCAATCGATTATGGTGGTGGGATTGAAGTTCTATTACAAGTTAAAAAAGACGGAAAGGTAGCAGATCCAAAACTCACTGAGATAGTTAACAAATCTTTAACTGAGCGTTTAACTGGTGGGGTTTCTATTAACGGAATCTCGGTCTCAAGTGAGGGTGATGGAAAAATTCGTATTACCAAAAGTGGAAAGATATCTGAAAAAGAGAAAAATGAGTTTATTGACACAATTACAAATAAACCAATCTTAACACTCACTAATACAAATATTCAACCAATCTTCTATGATGGAAAATTCGTAGCAGATGGAAGTTTAGAAAAAGGTAATGCTTCAAATTGAATACCACCAATCGAGATAGATTCAGCCAATGTTATAACAAATCCTTCAAACGGACAACCAGCAGTTGAATTATCACTTAAACCAGGTGGTGCAGTTCAATGAACAGAAGCTACAAAATATATTTCTGAACAACCACAAGGACAAAATAGAATTTTAATGTGATTAAACATTGAAAAACTATTAGAACTTGCCAAAACAAAATATACAACTGATTGAGATGCATCAGGACAAAACTTATGAAATTTCATTCACGTTGGGAATAAAGCATTTGTTCAAACAACTAATGCACTAGGTCAACCAGAATTTAAACCAAGTGTATTAAAAGAAAAAGAATTTAACGCATCTAATTACTTAATTAGTGATGCACAAGTAAATGGAGCCTTAACAGGTGATAAAATTCAAATTTCTGGTAATTTCACACCTGCTAAAGCAGCAGAATTAGCCGGAAAAATTAACTATGGTATTAGTAATTATGATCTTGACATCATTTCTAGTGCATACATTGATCAATCATTACAAAACGATGCATTCTACTATGCAATGATCGCAGGTATTGTAATCTTTAGTTTAATTTCATTATTCATGATCGTTAACTATGGATTATTAGGTGCATTAAGTACAATTTCAATTGCACTTTATGTATTCTTAACATTACTTATCTTTACAGCGCTTAGAGGTGAATACTCACCAGCAACTATAGCCGCATTAATCATTGGAATTGGTATTTCGGTTGATGCTAACGTTATTACATATGAACGTCTAAAAAGACACATATACGAAGGAGAAGCACTTAAGAAATCATACAGAAATGCCAATAGATTATCACTATCATCCATCATCGATGCCAATTTAACAACAATTATTGTTGGTTTCATACTTTTCTACTTTGGCACAAAAGATGTAAGAGGATTTAGTGTTACTTTAGTTTTATCAGTTCTATTTACATTACTAGTAATGTTAGTATTTTCAAGATTCTTAGCAACTTTATTAGTTAGTTCGGGATTATTTGAAAATAGACTTTGATTACTAGGAATTAGAAAAAGATATATAAATCACAAAACAAAATTAGGAATTTTAGTTGATAAAAACAACTATCTAAAACAAGCAAAATGATTTGCTTTAGGGTCGATAATTTTCATTCTTATTGGAATTATTGTCTTTACATCAATATCTGCTTCAAATAAAGAATTATGAGCAGGATTTAATCGTTCAATTGAATTTTCAGGTGGTATTAATATTGCTATTAGACCAGACGCAATATCTAATATGACAAAAGCTCAAGCAAGTGAAATACTACAAGCACTTGAAAAAGCAAATAACAACGGTCAATTACCGATTAAAATAGAAAACTTTAATGATGTTGTTTACCTTGTTTCATTAAGTTCTGGTGAAGCAACATTAGAGAATTGATCAGTTGTTATTAGAACACAACAAGACTTCTCTGTTCAAGCAAAAGCTCAAATGGAAGCAATTAAACAAATTGCAGAAACAACTGCTCCATCATTAAGTTTAAACATTATCGATTACTTAGTTTCAACATCAGAAGCTCACAAATTAGTATTAAATGCAATTATAGCTACTTCAATTAGTTTTATTGGAATTGTTCTATACTTACTTGTTAGAATGAATTGAACATACTCAATTGCGGCAATCATTGGTTTATTACACGACTTCTTAATGGTTATTGCATTCATTGTAATCAGCAGATTACAAGTCTCACCAATCATAGTTGCAGCATTACTTTCAATCCTTGGATTAAGTATTAATGATACAGTTGTTACATTTGACAAAATCAGAGAAACAATTCATACAAAATATCCAGCAAAAATACTTTCAAAAGATGATATTACTCACATAGTTAATTCATCTATTGCTGAAACATTAAAACGTAGTTTATATACATCAGGAACTACAATTACAGCTATCTTAGTTTTACTTTCATTCCACAATGCAACAAACTTTACATTTAATGTAGTTATGTTATTCGGAATAACAATCGGAGTTTATTCATCAATTTTTATCTGTTCATGAATATGAGCAAAAATTGAATACAAACGTCAAAGAAGCATTGAACGTAAAATTAACTCAGGTTATTGAAATATAAACAATCCAGATGAACAAACATTTTCTGGTGTTAATGATTACTTATTCTAAAATAGAGCTTATGCTCTATTTTATTTTGCAAAAATAGTGCTTTTTTATGGTAAGATTATGAAAATTAAATATTACATATTTAAAAGGAGGAATTATGGCAAAATTCATAGATGAAGTAAAAGTAAGCATTCAAGCCGGTAAGGGTGGTGACGGAATGATTTCATTCCGTAGAGAAGCTCACGTTGATAAAGGTGGTCCCGATGGTGGCGATGGTGGACGTGGTGGAAACATCTATTTCGTTGGAGACGAAGGTAAAAATACACTTCTTGCATTTTACAAAAACAAACACATCGTTGCTGCAGACGGAGTCAAAGGTGGTCCAAAAAACCTTTATGGTGCAAATGCCGCAGATACAATCATCAAAGTACCCGTAGGAACACTTGTATACAATGATAAAAAATTAATCGCCGATGTTATCGAACCAAACATTCCATACTTAATTGCTAAAGGTGGAAAAGGTGGCCGTGGAAATAATAAATTCAAAACATCTAAAAACACTGCGCCAAGAATTTGCGAAAACGGTATGCCTGGTGAAAAATTTGAAGCTCACATTGTGCTTAAAATTCTTTCAGATGTCGGCGTTGTTGGTAAACCTTCTGCAGGTAAATCTACATTCTTAAATGCAGTTTCAAATGCTAAAGCAAAAGTCGCTGAATATGAATTCACCACATTAGTTCCTCAATTAGGAATGGTTGAGTATCATGATAATTCATTCACAGTTGCAGATTTACCTGGTTTAATTAAGGGGGCAGCTTTAGGAAAAGGTCTTGGAATTCAATTCTTAAAACACATTGAACGTTGTCGTGTTATTGCTCACATAATTGACTTTGGTTCAGAAGAAAAAAATCCAATTGAAGATTATGAAGTTATTAACAATGAACTTAAATCTTACAACCTTAAATTAGAAAATAAACCACAAATTGTTATTGCAAATAAATCAGATTTAGAATCTTTTGATAATCATTTCAAAGAGTTTAAAGCAAAATACCCAGATATTGAAGTTATTCCAATTTGTGCTGTATTAAGAGAAAACTTAGACCCTGTTAAAGCAGCATTATGAAAAGCAATTGAAACAAACGATATTCAAACAATTGATGATGATGACAAAGATGAAGTAAAAGTTATTGAATATGAACCAGATTATATAATTGATAATCCATATAAAGGTTATTGAGAAATTCATGGAAAGAAAATTGAAGAGTTATATAACAAAATTCCAATTAATACTTTTGACAATTTAGTTCGTTTTAATAACATTCTTAAGAAAATGGGCGTGTGAGAAGAACTTGTTCGTAGAGGTATTGAAGTTGGAGATGAAGTTTCAATTTATGGTTTCCAATTTGAATGAACAGATCAAAATTAATAGCATTAAATTGCTATTTTTTTATTAAAGTTGAACAAAAAAACTTACTCATTTAGAGTAAGCTTGGTGATATTAAATCAAATGGCGTGGCAGAGAGGATTTGAACCTCCGCGGGAGTTGCCTCCCCTATCGCCTTAGCAGGGCGACCTCTTCAGCCTCTTGAGTACTGCCACAAGTCAAAAATATTATACCATCAATTCAATGCCACCATAACAAAAAATAGCCACTAAGTGCTATTTTTTTATTTTTTCTATTATTTAATCATTGAGCAATTAATCACGGAATGTTTTTGTTTCTTTTTTGTAATTAAATAATTCAATTGTTTCATTTAATTTTTGAATCAATGGAGCATCATCGAAGTGTTTAACATCTTGTGCATTAACTCAAAGAATTGTTAAATAGTAAACAAGAATTTTTTGTTGAATTAAATATTCTTCTCAATAAGTATCATATCTATCTAAAAAGATTTTTTCTTGTTTTGGTGTTAAAAATGAACCACAAATAAAGTAGGCGAGATCAAAGTGCTTATCACCCATTGATGCATATTCTCAATCAATAAAGAACACCTTACCATTCTTATCTAAAAGAATATTATCTTTGTATAAATCATTGTGTAAGGGTCTATTATTTTCAGAATTTTTAAGAATTGAATTAATACGTTTAAAGTTATCATTAATTGCGTCTATTTTAATTCCTTTATCTTGTAAAACTTTTCTATATTCTCTAACTCTTGCTGCAACATTCGTTGGTGGAAATTTCAATTTAGAATCATGGAGAGTTTTAAAATTATCAGCAATTTGAATTAAAACATCTTCAGAGAACTCAAGTGGTTTTGTATCGATTCATTGATATTCTAATGTGTTTTCTGTTTCATTAATTAATTCAGGTACAAAATCAAAATTTTCAAGCAATGTATAATCAATTTTATGATTAAATTTATTGAATATCTTTTCTTGAAACATATGATTCTTATCAGTTTTGTAAGTTTTATTTGTAAAACCAATTTTTACTAATTCTTTCTTCATAAGGCTCCTTTTTGTTTTAAATGAAGTTTAATTTTGATTAAAACAATTATATTTTATTTGCAAATTTATTTAAATAAAATGAATTGGTAGAAAAAAACAGCAAGCTGTTAAAACCCATTAGGGAATAGTGCTGTTTTTCTGTTTCCGTTACCATCAAAACCATTAGGATATAAAATTGAAAGGTTTGAACGGTATGAATGTGTTTGATGTGTAAATCCTGTTTTATCAATTAAATTGTAGCCATAGATTTTCTTACTTGGATCAAATATTACATTAATATCTGCTGTTTGAAGTAAAGGAGTAAATCCTGATACATCTAATAAATCACCAAAACTTGCATTTGATCTAATTAAGCTATAAATACCAATAATTTCTCCGAATTCATTGTAGACTACTGAACCACTTGCTCCATAGAAAAGAGATGAAAATTTAATATTATAGTTAAAACCATAGTTATCAATGAAAGGTCTATTTCATAAACTACTATAAATACTTAAGTTTCCATTATCCATTCTACTTTCAACATCATTTGTTGAATATCCAAAATATTGACTATTTGGTACTTTAGTTCCTCTTCTATTGTAGAAAGGAGTAACTATATCTTGATCACGTTCTATTGGATTGTTTTGCATGAATACAGTGCGTTTTGAGCCATTGTTTTGACTTGGATAACCAGCAACATAAACATTCTTTGCGTTTGATAAACCAAATTCATATGCTGGATTGTTTTGAGATAATTCTTTACCTTTTGAAAGCATATCAAGTGTAGGGAACATTGAATTAGTTGAATTTGTGTAATTTGGTAATTTCGCGTCACGGTTAGACATTCTTGCAACATATTTATCAACCGCATGTATTGCATCTAAAATTCAACCACGTAAAGTATCATCAGCGTTCGCTAAATTAACATCCATTTCTAAAACTCCAAAATCTGTATAGAATGGAATTTTATCATATTGAGTGTTAATAAATGTTTCTATTTCACTAGCTGCTTCAGTTTCTCTTAATCTCTTTAATCTTTCGATTTCTTCTCTTTGTCTTTGTTTATATGATTCTCATACTTCATTGATATTATCTTTATATTGATTGTATGTTTCATCATCCATAAAATCTACACCGGCAAATATAACTCTTGGTGTTGAAAATGCCTGTGTCATAGTTGTAATAGCACCATTTCTATAATCACGGCTTGTTAGTCTTTGATTATTAGCATAGTATTTTACACCTGCACCACGTGCATTTGGTTGTACATAATTATAGTTATTAGGCAATGGTGAGAAATCAGTTGGTTTTATTGCTTTCCCCAAAGCAAAACCACTTGCAACTGTATTGTTTTGATTTACATAACCAAGTGTGTTTAATTTTTCATCACTTGAATCATTACCATATTGTCCAATTATGTGCATGTTTGTAGCGATAAACAATTTATAGTTATTGTCATCAACTTTATGATAGTCTAACAATCATCCTGTCCCTTGGAAAGCTAATAATGATTGCGGATCATTGGCATAAGCGTTTGCTGGAATAATTGAGAATGTACGGTCATAAATTTCACTATAAAGATCATTTGGATTCACTACAGAATCATTGTACATACTTGCATATGATGCGTATGAATTGTTCTTTTTAATTATTTCATTTTGATCCGGTATCATAGGTATAAAAGGTATTCTCGGTGGTTGAATTGTAGGTAGTTGTGGTTGTTCGGTATTGCCCCCCCCTGGATTAGAATCCGGGTCTGGTTGTGGTTGCATTGCATCATTTCCTGATGTAGAACTTGAACCTTGATCTGAATTACTTGTTCCAAAGTTTGAATCTGGTTGTGGTTCACTTGTGTCTGTTCCTGAAGCATTATCAGTTCCACTTGGATTTGGTTCTGGTTGAGGTTCGGGTTCTACAGGATTAGTCGGAGTCTTTGGTTCAGTTTCTTTACCGTTATTGATTTTTGGAATCTCTGTTGGTATATAACCGATTGGTTTGCTTGTAGAAACACTATTATTTTCTAATTGTTGCTGTAACTCTTGAAATTTATTTTTTATTAAATAAATAGCATATTCTACGTAATCACTTGTTTTTTCAATCTCATTATTTGAAAGCTCAAAATAATAACGAGTAATTAATTGATCAAACACTTTTTCTGCATCTAAATTTTCTGGTGTTTGAGGATAGTTGTTTTTAAGTTGATTAAATTTTTGTTCATATTTTTTTATCTCATCTGAAAGTTTAGCTTTGTTGTTCATTTCAACTTCATCATTTGTTTCATTTAATCGAGCACATGAAGTTAAAATACCAACTGAAAGCGAAATTGGAACGATCATAGATGGTAAAATAACTGTTTTTATTTTTCTTTTCATACTTAAATTATATTTTATTTTTTCATATAAATAAATTTATATGAAAATTGTATATAATATCAATAACAGGAGCATAAAATGTTAAAAACAATCAAAAAATACTCAATATTTTTAGCAGTTAGTGCATTTAGTGCAACAACTTTTTTTGCAGTATCATGTAATCAAAATTTTGATTATTCAAAAAATGACAAAAATGATACAACAAATCCAAACCAAAGAAAGTTACAAGAACTAGCTGCGAAATTAAAGCAAATTGATAGCAAAATAGAAAAAACACTTAATGAAACAGCAAGATTAACAAAAGAAAACAAGTCAATTGAAGAACAAATTAAAACACTTCAACCACAAATTGAAGCAGCAAAGACAAAAGAACAAGAAACAAGAACCGCATTTGAAGAAATATCATCACGTTTAGAAATTTTACGGGGAAAAAAGGATAAATTAGTTGATGGTTTAAAACAAGAAAGAATTCAAATTGAAGCTCAAAAAATCAGTTCTGAAAAACGTATAACCACACTTGAAGAAGAAACAAAAACAAAAGAAACACAAATTCAAGCGCTTAGACCTGAAGTTTCAGGTTATGAAGGAAGCATTGAAAATTACGGTTATGTAATTGCAAATAAAACACAAGAATCACAGCGTCTTGAAGCGAATATTGTAGATCTTGAGGATGAGATTAGAACGCTAAAATCACAAGGTAAAGATGATTCTGATTCAGAAGTTCATGCTAAACAATTAGAATTAAATGATTTAACACGTGAAAAAGACGAATTACTTTCTTTCATCAGAGATGTTGAAACCAAAAAACAACAGCTTCAAGAAACTAAAAAACAAAAAGAAGCGCAAATCAAACAACTAGAACAAGAAATCACCGATTCAGGTAGAGAAATTTTTGATCTCAAAAATTCTCTTGAAGAAATCACAAACAAAATTGAAGCATTAAAAAACCCAAACACTTACGAAGATGTTGTTGCTGTGGATAATGAAATCAAACAATTTAACGATGAATTCAATACAAAAGAAGAAGCACACAAGCATGCTACTTTAGATTACAGAAATCTTAATGTTCAATACGAACAACTAAGAAGACAATACAATGGTAATACAACTCAAATAACCGTTATTTCTAATGACCAAATGAAAGAATTAACTTTAGAAAAAAACAAAATTAAACAAGAAATTAGTGAACTACAATAATTAAAAAACCTTTAAGCTTTAAACTTAAAGGTTTTAATTTTATGAATTTTTGAATCTGTATTCTTCAGGAATATTTTCAGGTCCGTTAGGAAATAATTTTGTCTTATATGTATTTCCATAAATTCTTTGTAATGCTTGACGATATGAAGTTCTTTGGTTTCTTCCGCCTCCATAAATCAAGTCATATTGTTCAAGATTATAGTCACCATATAATCCATTATAGTTATATCCAGGACTACGTAATGCTTGTGAAAGTGAAATAAGTGATGTTAAACCTGAATCTGCTGCAGCAAATGTGATTCCAAGAATATTTCCATCAATATCTCTAACTGATGAACCAGAAGCTCCTTGACCAGGTTGTCATGCTTCTAATACATATGCAAGTCCATAGTTTAAGTAACGTTTACCAGAATATGTTCCATCTTTTTCACTTAAGTGTTCAAATGGGAATCCTTGTTTTTCTGCTGTATAGATTAATGGGTTTGAAATCATTAAATCAGTTACACCAGGCTTATCAATAAATGTTCTAAGTCCAAGGTTTTTTGATAAACCATATCCATATTCAGAAGCATTAAGACCATTATCTCTATAAATGCTTGGTTTATTAACTCATAATGAAGCATAAAGTTTTAATGCATCTTTATCAATTGCAGATTTTTCATTATCAACTAATTCTGGATCTGTATATGAATTAGGGAATCCCAATGCAATAAAGTCATAGTTAATTTTACTTGTTTCTTTACCTTCAACAGTAAGTGCTTCATCGCTAATTTTTTGATAATCGCTTAATAAATCAAATGATGCGGGTTGTGATTTCAATTCAGAATCTTTATTTGCAAAACCAGATGTAAATGCAATTGAATATGCACTAGCATAATCTGCAGGATTTAAGTTAGTATTGTCTTTGATATAAGTGTATTTGTATTTTGTTTCATCTGTATAATCAGTTGAATAATACATATAATCATCTACATTGTTTTTAGTTAAATCAACTTCTAAAATTGCAAAATCAGCCATTTCTTGTAGATCTTTATATGGCGAGTTTTCTGTTAAGTATTCGCTTGGTGATGTAGTTAAGAAGTCAGTAGCCGCATAAACTAATTTAATTTTTGATAAATCATTAATACTGAATATTTGACCATTAGGATCTTTAATTGTTTGTTTTAATTCAGTCTTAAGTGGTGTGTCTCAATCAAAGTGGATAAAGTCAATAGCTGTTGTATATCCTTTAATTTTGTCTTCAGCTTGATTGTAGGCTTTTTTATCTGAATTGTATTTTGGTAATACTTCATAGTATTTTGCAAGCACTTCTTTAGCTTTTGGATCATTTTCACCAAATTGGTTTTTAAGATCAATGTATTCTGATTCATACTTCATTTTTTCAGCTTCACTTGCTTTAAATGCATCAAATTTTTCAATTAAGTTTTGCGCATTTGTTCGCATTTCAGCTTCAGTTATTACATTGGTATAAACTGAATCATCTGCTTGTTTTTTAAGAATAGCAGCCGCAACGTGTAAGTTTGTTGCTAAATAGAATTTAGTTGGGTAACCTGTATCACTTAATTGATAATCAATAATTCATGCAGTACCTTGATCAAGGCGTAAATCAGTGATTGAACGGGTACCACGTAAACTTTTTATGAATGGGTTTTCATTTCTAATTCTAAGTGAATATGTTTGTAATAAAGTATTTTTGTACAACTGGTTTGGCAATTGTCTTGCTGTTCCACGATCACCGTTTGGTGTATCTCAGTATCATGTTCTACGTGTAGCACCAATTGTTTGAGTTTTTGCTTCATCGGTATAAATTTCACCAAATGGGTTAACAATTAATTTATTGTTTTCATTAACTAATGTGAAGTTTTTAACTAATGAATCACGGTATTCTGGTTGATTAAGCTCTTTTGCTCTTGCATCA
The nucleotide sequence above comes from Mycoplasma sp. Pen4. Encoded proteins:
- a CDS encoding Mbov_0401 family ICE element transposase-like protein translates to MNERNIKEIEYINKLSCDEITELSEKFKNSDERREQKLNINKRIVRKIIGQNNNVYEFVIYEYYYYINGKKHFKRYYPEKYIHLFHRTYDTKLVIDSFYQYCGLIRNKFVKISWNLCKYYANKYDLFNQTSNIEIKKQYANTIYISIDDCYGKARGNNKISKTNSKIIKIFSDKNESPIYTYETYTSQDKEKLTNKSRAELIMTIIQKYYVIDTNTKLYLLSDGAVYFKNLAKLLNAEHIYDHFHFIKHFNFIFKKPIFIIKNDVKEKLLIDNQPVWKWLQNSIENKDEFIDKLLQLLTYEFNNKNTKNNIKAFLKFINNNCKDLKFNVNNITAQSESSVSLFKSLYKKRYSTFSLNTIFNLININKSDKCNFLNFKSLVNEIRETAEITYEPILWNEINYNHYWNN
- the secDF gene encoding protein translocase subunit SecDF, whose translation is MKNKIAQFFKLNNWKRAIISFITIISALLAIVFGSVYYIGNNVNKSIDYGGGIEVLLQVKKDGKVADPKLTEIVNKSLTERLTGGVSINGISVSSEGDGKIRITKSGKISEKEKNEFIDTITNKPILTLTNTNIQPIFYDGKFVADGSLEKGNASNWIPPIEIDSANVITNPSNGQPAVELSLKPGGAVQWTEATKYISEQPQGQNRILMWLNIEKLLELAKTKYTTDWDASGQNLWNFIHVGNKAFVQTTNALGQPEFKPSVLKEKEFNASNYLISDAQVNGALTGDKIQISGNFTPAKAAELAGKINYGISNYDLDIISSAYIDQSLQNDAFYYAMIAGIVIFSLISLFMIVNYGLLGALSTISIALYVFLTLLIFTALRGEYSPATIAALIIGIGISVDANVITYERLKRHIYEGEALKKSYRNANRLSLSSIIDANLTTIIVGFILFYFGTKDVRGFSVTLVLSVLFTLLVMLVFSRFLATLLVSSGLFENRLWLLGIRKRYINHKTKLGILVDKNNYLKQAKWFALGSIIFILIGIIVFTSISASNKELWAGFNRSIEFSGGINIAIRPDAISNMTKAQASEILQALEKANNNGQLPIKIENFNDVVYLVSLSSGEATLENWSVVIRTQQDFSVQAKAQMEAIKQIAETTAPSLSLNIIDYLVSTSEAHKLVLNAIIATSISFIGIVLYLLVRMNWTYSIAAIIGLLHDFLMVIAFIVISRLQVSPIIVAALLSILGLSINDTVVTFDKIRETIHTKYPAKILSKDDITHIVNSSIAETLKRSLYTSGTTITAILVLLSFHNATNFTFNVVMLFGITIGVYSSIFICSWIWAKIEYKRQRSIERKINSGYWNINNPDEQTFSGVNDYLF
- the obgE gene encoding GTPase ObgE gives rise to the protein MAKFIDEVKVSIQAGKGGDGMISFRREAHVDKGGPDGGDGGRGGNIYFVGDEGKNTLLAFYKNKHIVAADGVKGGPKNLYGANAADTIIKVPVGTLVYNDKKLIADVIEPNIPYLIAKGGKGGRGNNKFKTSKNTAPRICENGMPGEKFEAHIVLKILSDVGVVGKPSAGKSTFLNAVSNAKAKVAEYEFTTLVPQLGMVEYHDNSFTVADLPGLIKGAALGKGLGIQFLKHIERCRVIAHIIDFGSEEKNPIEDYEVINNELKSYNLKLENKPQIVIANKSDLESFDNHFKEFKAKYPDIEVIPICAVLRENLDPVKAALWKAIETNDIQTIDDDDKDEVKVIEYEPDYIIDNPYKGYWEIHGKKIEELYNKIPINTFDNLVRFNNILKKMGVWEELVRRGIEVGDEVSIYGFQFEWTDQN
- a CDS encoding phosphotransferase; this translates as MKKELVKIGFTNKTYKTDKNHMFQEKIFNKFNHKIDYTLLENFDFVPELINETENTLEYQWIDTKPLEFSEDVLIQIADNFKTLHDSKLKFPPTNVAARVREYRKVLQDKGIKIDAINDNFKRINSILKNSENNRPLHNDLYKDNILLDKNGKVFFIDWEYASMGDKHFDLAYFICGSFLTPKQEKIFLDRYDTYWEEYLIQQKILVYYLTILWVNAQDVKHFDDAPLIQKLNETIELFNYKKETKTFRD
- a CDS encoding MIP family Ig-specific serine endopeptidase, with the protein product MKRKIKTVILPSMIVPISLSVGILTSCARLNETNDEVEMNNKAKLSDEIKKYEQKFNQLKNNYPQTPENLDAEKVFDQLITRYYFELSNNEIEKTSDYVEYAIYLIKNKFQELQQQLENNSVSTSKPIGYIPTEIPKINNGKETEPKTPTNPVEPEPQPEPNPSGTDNASGTDTSEPQPDSNFGTSNSDQGSSSTSGNDAMQPQPDPDSNPGGGNTEQPQLPTIQPPRIPFIPMIPDQNEIIKKNNSYASYASMYNDSVVNPNDLYSEIYDRTFSIIPANAYANDPQSLLAFQGTGWLLDYHKVDDNNYKLFIATNMHIIGQYGNDSSDEKLNTLGYVNQNNTVASGFALGKAIKPTDFSPLPNNYNYVQPNARGAGVKYYANNQRLTSRDYRNGAITTMTQAFSTPRVIFAGVDFMDDETYNQYKDNINEVWESYKQRQREEIERLKRLRETEAASEIETFINTQYDKIPFYTDFGVLEMDVNLANADDTLRGWILDAIHAVDKYVARMSNRDAKLPNYTNSTNSMFPTLDMLSKGKELSQNNPAYEFGLSNAKNVYVAGYPSQNNGSKRTVFMQNNPIERDQDIVTPFYNRRGTKVPNSQYFGYSTNDVESRMDNGNLSIYSSLWNRPFIDNYGFNYNIKFSSLFYGASGSVVYNEFGEIIGIYSLIRSNASFGDLLDVSGFTPLLQTADINVIFDPSKKIYGYNLIDKTGFTHQTHSYRSNLSILYPNGFDGNGNRKTALFPNGF